The Bryobacteraceae bacterium genome includes a window with the following:
- the araD gene encoding L-ribulose-5-phosphate 4-epimerase: MRIPALREEVLEANLEIVRRGLVLYTFGNASGFDPEERLVAIKPSGVPFEKLRPADMVVTDLSGKIIEGTLRPSSDLDTHLEIYRNFRGVRGVVHTHSAHATAFAQARREIPCLGTTHADYFHGPVPVTEPLSEAEIQTDYELNTGRAIVRRFLNLDPLTHPGVLVAMHGPFAWGRSPSQAAMHAVLLEEIARIASLTLALRPDAAPIPQALHDEHFLRKHGPQARYGQG, translated from the coding sequence GAGGTTCTTGAGGCGAATCTGGAGATTGTCCGCCGCGGACTGGTGCTCTATACCTTCGGCAACGCCAGCGGCTTCGACCCCGAGGAGAGGCTGGTGGCGATCAAGCCCAGCGGCGTTCCGTTCGAGAAGCTGCGTCCCGCTGACATGGTGGTGACGGACCTCTCGGGCAAGATCATCGAAGGCACGCTCCGTCCTTCGTCCGATCTCGATACGCATCTGGAGATCTACCGGAACTTCCGCGGCGTGCGCGGCGTCGTGCATACGCACTCGGCGCATGCGACGGCGTTTGCGCAGGCGCGGCGCGAGATCCCCTGCCTGGGCACGACGCATGCGGACTACTTCCACGGCCCGGTGCCCGTGACGGAGCCGCTCAGCGAGGCCGAGATCCAGACGGACTATGAACTGAACACGGGCCGGGCCATCGTGCGGCGGTTCCTGAACCTCGATCCGCTGACGCATCCGGGCGTGCTCGTGGCGATGCACGGCCCGTTCGCGTGGGGCAGAAGCCCGTCGCAGGCGGCCATGCACGCCGTGCTGCTGGAAGAGATCGCGCGCATCGCCTCTCTGACGCTTGCGCTGCGGCCGGATGCGGCGCCCATCCCGCAGGCGCTGCACGACGAGCACTTCCTGCGCAAGCACGGGCCGCAGGCGCGCTACGGGCAGGGCTGA